One Methanosarcinales archaeon DNA segment encodes these proteins:
- a CDS encoding branched-chain amino acid ABC transporter permease: MTMLQLIVNGIVVGSIIALAAIGLTMVYGILNFANFSHADFLALGAYIAFVLNTVLGINILLSFFIAIAISGALGVLLDFLIWKPMRKKNADLVSLIIISIGLALIVRNVIIFIWGGSTRNFDLPVRKGIEMLGVTVTHYQFIGIGTAILFMVLVHYFLKHTRIGKAMRAISDDINLARVSGIDVDRVIMWMWFLGIGLAGAAGVLYGLETTIRPNMGWFLILPMFAAVILGGIGNPYGAIVGGMVIGLSQELSMLVLPSEYKMGVSLAIMILVLLVKPEGLFKGTKA, encoded by the coding sequence ATGACCATGTTGCAACTTATAGTCAACGGAATAGTCGTGGGAAGCATCATCGCCCTTGCTGCCATCGGCCTGACAATGGTGTATGGTATCCTGAATTTTGCCAACTTCTCACATGCTGATTTTCTGGCGTTAGGAGCTTATATTGCTTTTGTACTAAATACCGTCCTTGGTATCAATATATTATTATCATTTTTTATTGCCATAGCAATTTCAGGTGCACTGGGTGTGCTCCTGGACTTCCTGATATGGAAACCTATGCGAAAGAAGAATGCAGACCTTGTAAGCCTCATAATCATTTCCATAGGATTAGCCCTTATAGTCAGGAATGTGATAATCTTTATATGGGGAGGCAGCACCAGGAACTTTGATCTGCCTGTGCGAAAAGGCATAGAGATGCTGGGAGTAACTGTGACCCATTACCAGTTCATAGGAATAGGTACTGCCATCCTTTTCATGGTGCTGGTCCATTATTTCCTGAAACACACCAGGATAGGTAAGGCAATGCGGGCCATCTCTGATGACATCAACCTGGCCAGGGTATCAGGTATTGATGTAGACAGGGTCATTATGTGGATGTGGTTTTTGGGGATCGGGCTTGCAGGTGCTGCCGGTGTATTGTACGGTCTGGAAACCACTATCAGGCCTAATATGGGGTGGTTCCTCATCCTTCCTATGTTTGCAGCCGTTATCCTTGGAGGTATCGGCAATCCCTACGGTGCCATTGTTGGTGGAATGGTAATAGGGCTGTCCCAGGAATTGAGCATGCTTGTCCTCCCGTCAGAATACAAAATGGGAGTAAGCCTTGCGATTATGATACTTGTATTGCTGGTTAAGCCTGAAGGATTATTTAAGGGGACAAAAGCATGA
- a CDS encoding branched-chain amino acid ABC transporter permease, which produces MIDYLVAISLIVGIYAIFSIGLNLEWGFTGLINFGHVGFLAIGAYTTVLMNLSGFPLWISMISGVVLAGFFGLLIGIPTLRLREDYLAIVTIGFSEIVRLFLLNEEWLTRGPMGLFGFDRPFESIVPFDYNYFLFILIFGSLLVIYLLVEKLVHSPWGRVLRSIREDEDVPDALGKDVFSYKLQALMIGSAIAGLAGAFLAFNIQYINPRNFIPMETFYAWIIVVLGGSARNKGTIIGAIIVQSFYSGTRYLQDFVPLASHQMAALRVMIIGLLLVLLMMYKPQGLLGRKEELTLGQ; this is translated from the coding sequence ATGATAGACTATCTTGTAGCCATCAGTCTGATCGTGGGTATCTATGCCATATTCTCAATAGGTCTGAACCTGGAGTGGGGTTTCACAGGACTTATTAACTTCGGTCATGTAGGATTTTTAGCCATCGGTGCCTACACCACAGTACTGATGAACCTGAGCGGCTTTCCTCTCTGGATATCTATGATCTCGGGTGTGGTGCTGGCAGGTTTTTTTGGCCTTTTAATAGGCATCCCTACACTCAGGCTCAGGGAAGATTATCTTGCTATAGTAACTATCGGGTTTTCTGAAATTGTCAGGCTGTTCCTGCTTAATGAGGAATGGTTAACAAGGGGACCCATGGGACTGTTCGGTTTTGACAGGCCCTTTGAATCAATAGTACCCTTTGATTACAATTATTTCCTGTTTATCCTGATATTCGGCTCACTGCTGGTTATTTACCTTCTTGTTGAGAAACTGGTACACTCCCCATGGGGGCGGGTCTTAAGATCCATAAGAGAGGATGAGGATGTTCCGGATGCCCTTGGTAAAGACGTGTTCAGTTATAAATTACAGGCGTTAATGATCGGCTCTGCAATTGCAGGATTGGCCGGTGCCTTTCTGGCATTTAATATCCAATACATCAATCCCCGCAACTTTATTCCCATGGAAACATTCTATGCATGGATCATAGTAGTACTGGGGGGAAGTGCCAGGAATAAAGGCACCATCATTGGAGCCATAATAGTCCAGTCCTTTTATAGCGGTACCCGGTACCTGCAGGACTTTGTACCACTGGCATCTCACCAGATGGCGGCGTTAAGGGTCATGATCATTGGGTTATTACTGGTATTGCTAATGATGTACAAGCCGCAAGGCCTGCTAGGCAGGAAAGAAGAACTGACACTGGGGCAATAA
- a CDS encoding ABC transporter substrate-binding protein: MSNKMKIGFIALIFIISIIAFSGCVENDEQGDQIKETTEVKIGTLLSITGDLAPYGGPMQDSATLAIEEVNKNGGLLGSHVTLISEDSQTSEIAAVDGANKLVKINKVPAIIGAAGSSISLSFIEITTKNNVVQISPSNTAPDFTTYDDNDFYFRTCPSDALQGKAMAILAMDEDYTTASTLVLNNAYGVGFEKVFVEEFESMGGEVLDRIKYDPQANIFDSEIEQASKNNPDVIILISYPETGSLILKAAYVKGAMDDTEWLLSEGLKDEGLAESVGKDVKGNYIIAGFKGTAPDPTVTGPAYQTFNDAYLAKYRVVPTTFTANTYDAAAVIALAIEKAGSVNGTAIRDNIRVIANPPGVEVTDIGEGLMLIREGKEINYQGASGDVNFDENGDITTAYYAKWQVAEDGSVEWGDSIDLG, from the coding sequence ATGTCAAACAAAATGAAAATCGGATTTATTGCTTTGATATTTATCATTTCAATTATAGCTTTTTCAGGTTGTGTTGAAAATGATGAACAAGGAGACCAGATCAAGGAAACAACAGAAGTGAAAATAGGTACCTTATTGTCTATTACAGGCGACCTTGCTCCTTACGGAGGGCCAATGCAGGATTCAGCCACACTTGCAATCGAAGAAGTGAATAAGAACGGAGGATTGTTAGGATCCCATGTAACACTTATCAGTGAGGATTCCCAGACCTCAGAGATTGCAGCCGTGGATGGCGCCAATAAACTGGTAAAGATAAATAAGGTCCCTGCAATTATAGGAGCAGCAGGCAGCAGTATAAGCTTATCATTTATTGAAATAACCACAAAAAATAATGTGGTCCAGATTTCACCATCAAATACTGCACCAGACTTTACTACCTATGATGATAACGACTTCTACTTCAGAACTTGCCCGTCAGATGCCCTTCAAGGCAAGGCCATGGCAATACTGGCAATGGATGAGGACTATACTACAGCCAGCACTCTTGTGCTGAACAATGCTTATGGTGTAGGTTTTGAAAAGGTATTTGTAGAGGAGTTCGAAAGCATGGGAGGAGAGGTACTGGATAGGATCAAATATGACCCGCAAGCCAACATATTCGATTCTGAAATAGAACAGGCTTCAAAGAATAATCCGGATGTCATCATACTGATCTCTTACCCTGAGACCGGCAGCCTGATCCTGAAAGCAGCATATGTGAAGGGTGCCATGGACGATACCGAATGGCTGCTGTCTGAAGGATTAAAGGATGAGGGGCTGGCTGAATCTGTTGGCAAGGATGTAAAAGGAAACTACATCATTGCAGGATTCAAAGGTACTGCACCCGATCCCACGGTCACAGGGCCTGCATATCAGACATTCAATGATGCCTATCTGGCAAAATACAGGGTGGTTCCAACCACTTTCACTGCTAATACATATGATGCAGCGGCAGTCATTGCCCTGGCAATCGAAAAAGCAGGAAGTGTTAATGGTACAGCCATAAGGGACAATATCAGAGTTATAGCCAATCCTCCCGGTGTTGAAGTAACAGATATCGGCGAAGGTCTTATGTTGATCAGAGAAGGAAAAGAGATCAACTACCAGGGAGCTTCCGGTGACGTAAACTTCGATGAAAATGGCGATATTACCACTGCATATTATGCCAAGTGGCAGGTAGCAGAAGATGGTAGCGTAGAATGGGGAGATTCAATCGATCTTGGGTGA
- a CDS encoding HNH endonuclease translates to MPPSAVKTIRDLIYWQYAKIISESAGAGKKQYAFVMNRFKKLQSNEIEWSGAIREYIREREMQNQCIYCGSTKNLSYDHLLSRNRNGPDISDNVVMACKSCNSSKGDKGVYEWHKLDRRYEVPRITEGKYLKLLYKLHSENDTLDAGRVDLERLCNGCELKYLCEDSTLTVYCLESVLRRK, encoded by the coding sequence ATGCCACCATCTGCAGTTAAGACTATTCGTGATTTAATTTATTGGCAGTATGCTAAAATTATCTCTGAATCCGCAGGAGCGGGGAAGAAGCAGTATGCTTTTGTTATGAATCGTTTTAAGAAATTGCAGTCAAACGAGATTGAATGGTCTGGGGCAATTAGAGAATATATTCGAGAGCGTGAGATGCAAAATCAATGCATTTATTGTGGTTCTACGAAAAACTTATCATACGACCATCTTCTATCTCGCAATCGCAATGGTCCTGACATTTCAGATAACGTTGTAATGGCCTGCAAAAGTTGCAACTCTTCAAAAGGAGATAAAGGCGTATATGAATGGCATAAACTTGATCGGCGTTATGAAGTACCCCGTATAACTGAGGGGAAGTATTTAAAGCTTCTATACAAACTTCATTCAGAAAACGATACTTTAGATGCTGGAAGGGTAGATCTTGAAAGACTCTGTAACGGCTGTGAACTCAAATACTTATGTGAGGATTCCACCTTAACTGTTTATTGTTTAGAAAGCGTTTTAAGAAGGAAATAG
- a CDS encoding ABC transporter ATP-binding protein gives MDILNGVSISAETGEIVSIIGPNGAGKSTLLKTIIGMLKPRSGKILFKGHDISGMTTHKIVSLGMGFVPQEKNTFPSLTVMENLEIGGFLKHEIDHMLEEVFHIFPVLREKQHHRATTLSGGEIKMLAMGRSLMLEPDVLLLDEPTAGLSPKFREIVFEKIKEINKTGSTILMVEQNAKKALSISHRGYVLELGRNRFEGEGSTLLEDEKVLKLYLGE, from the coding sequence ATGGACATCCTGAACGGGGTATCCATATCTGCTGAAACTGGTGAGATCGTATCCATTATCGGTCCTAACGGCGCAGGCAAGTCCACATTGCTCAAGACCATTATCGGGATGCTAAAGCCCAGAAGTGGTAAGATACTTTTTAAGGGACATGACATTTCAGGTATGACCACACACAAGATTGTAAGCCTGGGTATGGGTTTTGTACCTCAGGAGAAAAATACATTTCCTTCTTTAACAGTAATGGAGAATCTGGAGATCGGTGGGTTCCTTAAACATGAGATCGATCACATGCTTGAAGAGGTGTTCCATATCTTCCCGGTGCTTCGGGAAAAGCAGCATCATAGGGCAACCACCTTAAGTGGGGGAGAGATCAAAATGCTGGCAATGGGCAGGTCTTTGATGCTGGAGCCGGATGTGCTCCTATTGGACGAACCTACTGCAGGTTTGTCTCCAAAGTTCAGGGAGATCGTGTTTGAGAAGATCAAGGAAATCAATAAAACCGGCTCCACCATCTTGATGGTAGAACAAAATGCCAAAAAAGCGTTATCGATTTCCCACCGGGGATATGTACTTGAATTGGGCCGGAACAGGTTTGAAGGTGAGGGCTCAACCCTGCTGGAAGATGAAAAAGTCCTGAAACTCTATCTGGGTGAGTAA
- a CDS encoding zinc ribbon domain-containing protein, whose amino-acid sequence MINRLIKRHNKLAEKSGKPKIRKNITTHLFRYYAQTRDEKNKMPRTIMCKLRGWKTDSRQPERYARLTTHDVDEYLMEQHGLENQKEETPKLSRCPRCHEINPPSSEYCYKCGMPLSKDSIDMEEQVRSLVDRLFEDKMK is encoded by the coding sequence ATGATAAACCGCCTGATAAAACGCCATAATAAGCTTGCTGAAAAGAGTGGCAAACCGAAAATCAGGAAGAATATTACCACTCATCTCTTCAGGTATTATGCACAGACCCGAGATGAGAAGAACAAGATGCCCAGGACTATTATGTGTAAGCTCAGGGGATGGAAAACTGATAGCAGGCAACCTGAAAGGTATGCCCGACTCACAACTCATGACGTAGATGAGTATCTGATGGAGCAACACGGTCTTGAGAATCAAAAGGAAGAGACTCCGAAACTCTCAAGATGCCCTCGCTGCCATGAAATCAACCCGCCATCTTCGGAATATTGCTATAAATGCGGTATGCCTCTGTCTAAAGATTCAATCGATATGGAAGAGCAGGTACGGTCTTTAGTAGATCGGCTATTTGAGGATAAGATGAAATAA
- a CDS encoding ABC transporter ATP-binding protein, with amino-acid sequence MGQKILKVRDVKKNFGGVMAVDGASIAIEEQTIRGLIGANGAGKTTLFNLITGYYKLDNGEIFFKDERVDQLPTFKKARKGMVRTFQLTKALSRMTVLENMLLGPKMQSGEKIWNIFLRPKKVASEEAKAVEKALEILDFFDLTHMKDDYAGALSGGQKRLLEMARALMTDPKMLLLDEPFAGVNPTLARKLVSRIKELRERGMTFLIIEHDMPLITEVSDTLIFMNHGKIILEGAPEDVRQDPRVLDAYLGGE; translated from the coding sequence ATGGGACAGAAAATTCTAAAGGTCCGGGACGTGAAAAAGAATTTCGGTGGTGTAATGGCAGTTGATGGTGCCTCTATTGCTATTGAAGAGCAGACCATCAGGGGGCTTATCGGAGCTAATGGAGCTGGTAAAACCACACTGTTCAATCTTATTACCGGATACTATAAACTTGACAATGGTGAGATATTTTTCAAGGACGAAAGGGTGGATCAGTTACCTACATTTAAAAAGGCCCGCAAAGGCATGGTCAGGACATTCCAATTGACCAAGGCTCTGTCCAGGATGACCGTACTTGAGAATATGCTGCTGGGTCCGAAAATGCAAAGCGGTGAGAAGATATGGAACATATTTTTAAGGCCGAAAAAAGTGGCTTCTGAAGAAGCAAAAGCAGTAGAAAAAGCACTTGAGATACTGGACTTTTTTGATCTGACACATATGAAAGATGATTATGCAGGTGCCCTTTCGGGTGGACAGAAGCGACTGCTTGAGATGGCCAGGGCACTGATGACAGACCCGAAGATGCTTTTATTGGACGAACCTTTTGCAGGGGTAAATCCCACCCTGGCCAGGAAACTGGTCAGTCGCATTAAAGAGCTCAGGGAACGGGGCATGACCTTCCTCATTATAGAACATGATATGCCTCTGATCACAGAAGTGAGTGATACTCTCATTTTCATGAATCATGGTAAGATAATCCTGGAGGGGGCGCCAGAGGATGTCAGGCAGGACCCCAGGGTACTGGACGCATATCTCGGAGGTGAGTGA